ATCGGTGCCGCAGGTCAGCGCCGCCTTGATCTCCACCACAATTTCGCCCGGGCCCGGCTCCGGCACGGCGACGTGCTCAATGCGCACATCCTGCTGCCCATAGAGCACCGCCGCGGTCATCACCCGCGTCGCATTCTGTACTGTGCTCATGCCTGCTCGCCCGGTTGAATGAAAATCTTCATTGACCCCGCGCTAGGATGCGAAGCCACCTCGATTGCCTCCACCGCCTGCTCCAGCCCGAAGCGATGCGAAATCAGTTGCGTCAAATCAAACCCGTTGCGGTAGCCGTCAAAGACCACCTGCGCGCCCTCGTCCTGAATCTCCACCGAGGCGCTGTACGAGCCCACCAGCGACTTCTCATCCATGCACACCGCCGCCGGATCGATCACCGCATCTCCATGCTGCGTCTGCGCAAAGAGCAGCACCCGCCCGCCGGGCCGCGCCGCATCCATCGCCGTCTTGATGAGCGCATTGCCGCCCACCGCCAGAATCACGGCATCCGCGCCGCGCCCGTCGCTGGCCGCATGCGCTGCCGCCACCACATCCTGCTTGCCCGCATCAATCGGATGCTTGAGGCCAAACTTTGCCGCCGTCGCATGCCGCTCGGCATAGAGATCAGAGGTCAGCACCTTCGCGCCCGAGCGCGCCGCCAGCGCCGCCAGAATAATCCCGATTGGCCCCTGCCCTATCACCAGCACGGTTTCATCCGCCGCCAGGTCAAGATTCTTGATGGCCTTCAGGCAGGTATTCACCGGCTCCACAAATGCGGCCTGCTCAAACGGCACGCCGTCGGGAATCTTCACCAGGCCGCGCTTCACAATCCAGTCCATCACGCGCACATACTCGGCAAAGCCGCCGCCCGAAGGCTCAAAGCCCGCCGTGCAACCCACCTTTTTATAGACCGGGCACTGCGCAAAGGTCCTTTTGCGGCAGTAGTAGCACTCCCCGCAAGGAATGTGATGAAAGACCATCACGCGGTCGCCCACGGCAAAGCCTTCGACACCCTCGCCCACGGCCACAATTGTGCCGCTGGTCTCATGCCCAAAAATGCGCGGCGCGGAGTGCGAGCCCGTATGAATCTTCTTGAGATCAGTGCCGCAGATGCCGCACGAGTGTACCCGGATCAGCACCTCCCCGGCCGCAACCTGCGGCACAGGAACACTTTCCACGCGCACGTCATTTACTCCGCGATAGACCGCGGCGCGCATGGTCGCGGAGATCGGCGCAGCCCCACCTGCGACATCCTGCCTGGGGAGAGTCGTAGCCATATTCCTGTATAGGTTACCGCGATCTGCCGCGTTCTGCTCGGAGGGGGTGGCATGCGGCGTCAGTAGTGGCCAGTTGTGAGGGATGAAGCGGCCACTGGGGGCTAATAACTGGGGACTAGCAACTAGCGCGCAAGCGCTCCCACCATCTCCCGCACCCGCACGGCCAGATTCTCCGCCGCCTGACTGCTGTGCGCGCCCATCCGCGCCAGATTCCGCCAGTAGCCGGGCCGCACCGCCACATGCGCCAGAAAGGCCGGCATCCGCAACTGGCCCTGCTTTGAGATGAACCGGCTGAAGTCCGGCAGACGGTCCGTCGCGCCGTCCGAGATGCCCTTGCAGCACCGGAACTTGACGCCGCGCTCCCGCGCCAGCCGCGCCACCGTCGCAGCCTCCATGTCTACCATCACGGCCTGCCAACGCGCGGCAAGCTGACGCTTCTCTTCCACGCCCGCCACATGATCGAGCGTCACCAGCCGGATGCCGTTGGCCTGCTCCATTCCATGCGGCTCCGCCTCAAACCGCTCGCCCGTCTGCGCGTCGATCACCTCGGCGGCGGCCCAGGCATCCGGCGGCTTCGCGCCGCAGCTCAGTGACCCGGCCCAGCCCACGGAAAAAAGCATCTCGATCGGCGCCTCCGGATCAGCCGCCGCAAACACCTTGCGGCAGGCGCGCCGCGCGGCCTCATGGCCCATGCCGTCCGCCGCGGCCACACAGGCCCGCCCGTGGATCATGCCCGTCCACACACTCGGCTCGATCTTCTTCCAGCCGGCCACCAGCGGCTTCAGCTCCGCCGGCAGCGCCGCGATGATGCCTATGCTCCCCACGCTCATGGAGTTCTCCGGCTCCCCATCCGCTTACGCCAGCGGCGCATACCCATGCGCCCGGAACCACGCAATCGCCTCGCGCAGCGCCTCATACACCGGCACCACCCGAAAGCCCAGCTCCCGCTGCGCCTTGGCCGAGGAGGCAAACATCTTCTTCCGCCCCATCCGTACCGACTCGACCGTCGCGCGCGGCTCCCGGCCCAGCAGCTTGCCCTGAATGGTCTCGTCAAAGAACGCAAAGGCCATCGCCACGCCGTGCGAAACCTTCATCGTTGGAGACGGCAGCCCGGTGATGGCCGACATCTTGTCCAGAATCTGCTTGAGCGTCAGGTTTTCGCCGCCCAGGATGTACCGCTCGCCCGGCCTGCCCACTGCCGGATCAAGCGCCGCCACATGCGTCCGCGCCACTTCCTTGACGTCCACCAGGTTCAGCCCCGTGTCCATGTAGGCCGGGAATTTCCGGTTCAGAAAATCCACCACAATGCGCCCTGTGGGCGTCGGCTTGATGTCGCCCGGGCCAATCGGCGTCGTGGGATTCAGCACGATCACCGCCTGCCCCGCCGCGGCCGCCTCCAGCGCAACCTGCTCGGCCAGAAACTTCGACCGCTTGTAGTGCCCCACCATGTCGTCCACGCTCACCGGCGTGGCCTCGTCCACAATGGTGCCATCTTCGCGAAAGGCCATCGTGGCCACGCTCGACGTATAGACGCAGCGCCCCACACCCTCTTCGCGCGCCATCTGCAACAGCGCGCGCGTGCCCTCCACATTGGCCGCATACATCTGTTTGGGGTCGCGTACCCACAGCCGGTAATCCGCCGCCACATGCAGCAGCGCCTCGCAGCCGCGCACCGCCGTCCGCAGTGACTCCGGCTCCATGAGGTCGCCGGTCACCGTTTCGGCATTCAGCCCTTCCAGATTGGCCAGGTTGCTCGTCTTGCGCACCAGCAGGCGCAGGCTGGCTCCCTGCGCCGCCAGTTCTTTTGCCACATGGCTGCCGACGAAGCCCGTCGCGCCGGTCACCAGCACCTTCACCGCGTGCCGCCCTCGAGCGCGAGCCACTGCCCCAGCTCCTGCGAAGGCAGCCGCACGCTGATGTAAAACGGGCCAAACTCCGCATACAGCGCGCTGGCCTCGTCAAAGCGCATCTCGTAGATCAGCTTTTTGAAGACCTTGGGATCATCGGCAAACAGATCGACTCCCCACTCCCAGTCATCAAAGCCGATCGAGCCGCTGATGATCTGCCGGACGGAGTCCGCATAGCGGCGGCCAATCATGCCGTGGTCATGCATCATGCGCTGGCGCTCGGCCATCGACTGCGTGTACCAGTTCACTTCCTCGCCGCGCCGCCGGTCCATGGGATAAAAGCACAGGTACTTGCCCTCGGGGATGCGCGGAAACAGCCGCACGCCCATCGCCTCGGCCTGCCGCGCCACCACCTCGGCCACGCGCTGGTTCCACACCTCGGTGTGCGGCTCAATGCCCTCCATCGCGAGTTGCGCATAGGTCTTCGCCGAGGACTCATACAGCCCCAGCTCCACCACCGACACATACGACTCGCTCGGCTCCAGGTAATCGCTCAGCTCCAGCTTTGCGAGATCGCGCTCCAGCCGGGCCAGCTCTTCCATGCTGTCGCGAAAATGCACAAACAGCAGATCGCCCTTGTGCCCAAGCTGCGCAAACACGGCACTCTGGTTCGGATGACCCTCCGCCGCGCCAGCCTCCAGCGGCCCAAGAAACGCCTGCGCTTCGGCAACCATCCGCTGCCGGTCGCCCGCCTCCAGCGCCCGCCACGCCGGCCAGTCAAAGCGAAACATCTGATGCAGCACACACGAACCATCCAGCGTCAGCGGAGCCGGATGCAGGTCGGCAGACATCTCCCGATCAGAAACCATCATTCGAGTCATAGGTGAACGATCTCCCTGCATCAGTCTATCGGCAACCGGGGCAGCGGTCAGTAGTCAGGGCTGAAGCGGTCAGCAGCCAGGGCAAAAGCGGCCAGGGGTGAGGCGGCCAGTAGCCAGCGGCCAGTCCTCAGTGACCAGTCCCCAGTTGTCAGTCCACAGTTGTCAGTCTTCAGTTGTCAGTCTTCAGTGGCCAGCGCTCTTCCGTTTCCCGCGTCGTCCTTCACAGGCGTCATTCTGAGCCGCAACGCGACGAAGAATCCCGGCGATGCATCGAGCACGGATGCAGTCCGGAGTTTCTCCCATGATCTCGATCGGGCAGGGTGAGAGAAACAACAACCGGCATCTCGCCGGGACCACCAGCAGCCGCGAACTAGATACTGGAGACTGACCACTGGGAACTGACCGCTGGCCGCTTCACCCCTGACCGCTCTTTGCCTGGCCGCTTTATCCCCATCGGCTGACCCGCTGACTCGCTGACTCGCTGACTCGCTAACTCGCTAACTCGCTGGCTTCGAAACCGCCTCATCCGCATAAAACGCCGCAATCTCGGCTGCGTACTTCTCATTGATCACGCGCCGCTTCAGCTTCAGGCTTGGCGTCAGCTCGCCGGTTTCGAGCGCCCACTCCTCGGCCACCAGACGGAAGCGCTTCACCGTCTCAAAGTTCGCCAGCGTCTGGTTCACCTCATCCACCAGCGCCTGGTACACGGC
The DNA window shown above is from Acidobacterium capsulatum ATCC 51196 and carries:
- a CDS encoding zinc-dependent dehydrogenase, with the translated sequence MATTLPRQDVAGGAAPISATMRAAVYRGVNDVRVESVPVPQVAAGEVLIRVHSCGICGTDLKKIHTGSHSAPRIFGHETSGTIVAVGEGVEGFAVGDRVMVFHHIPCGECYYCRKRTFAQCPVYKKVGCTAGFEPSGGGFAEYVRVMDWIVKRGLVKIPDGVPFEQAAFVEPVNTCLKAIKNLDLAADETVLVIGQGPIGIILAALAARSGAKVLTSDLYAERHATAAKFGLKHPIDAGKQDVVAAAHAASDGRGADAVILAVGGNALIKTAMDAARPGGRVLLFAQTQHGDAVIDPAAVCMDEKSLVGSYSASVEIQDEGAQVVFDGYRNGFDLTQLISHRFGLEQAVEAIEVASHPSAGSMKIFIQPGEQA
- the hpnA gene encoding hopanoid-associated sugar epimerase, producing MKVLVTGATGFVGSHVAKELAAQGASLRLLVRKTSNLANLEGLNAETVTGDLMEPESLRTAVRGCEALLHVAADYRLWVRDPKQMYAANVEGTRALLQMAREEGVGRCVYTSSVATMAFREDGTIVDEATPVSVDDMVGHYKRSKFLAEQVALEAAAAGQAVIVLNPTTPIGPGDIKPTPTGRIVVDFLNRKFPAYMDTGLNLVDVKEVARTHVAALDPAVGRPGERYILGGENLTLKQILDKMSAITGLPSPTMKVSHGVAMAFAFFDETIQGKLLGREPRATVESVRMGRKKMFASSAKAQRELGFRVVPVYEALREAIAWFRAHGYAPLA
- the hemQ gene encoding hydrogen peroxide-dependent heme synthase; this translates as MTRMMVSDREMSADLHPAPLTLDGSCVLHQMFRFDWPAWRALEAGDRQRMVAEAQAFLGPLEAGAAEGHPNQSAVFAQLGHKGDLLFVHFRDSMEELARLERDLAKLELSDYLEPSESYVSVVELGLYESSAKTYAQLAMEGIEPHTEVWNQRVAEVVARQAEAMGVRLFPRIPEGKYLCFYPMDRRRGEEVNWYTQSMAERQRMMHDHGMIGRRYADSVRQIISGSIGFDDWEWGVDLFADDPKVFKKLIYEMRFDEASALYAEFGPFYISVRLPSQELGQWLALEGGTR